Below is a window of Halobaculum lipolyticum DNA.
GGCTCATCCTCGACTCGGTTCGCGACGGCGACATCGTCGTGCTCGAAGCCGGTCTCTCGCCCGAGGAGGAGTCGAAGCTCATCGAGGTCACGATGACCGAGATCAGCCCCGACGACTTCTCCGGAATCGAGATCGAGACGTACCCGTCGACCCACCAGCCGAACCAGGGGCTGATGGGTCGCCTCCTCGGCAAGGAGGAGTCGCCGAACAAGCTGACGGTGATCGGCCCGGCCAACCAGATCGAGACGCTGCACAAAGACGAGGACCTCATCAGCGCGCTCGTCTCCCGGAGGTAGTCGATGCCCCACCAGTGCACCAACTGCGGCCGCACGTTCGCGGACGGCTCGAAGGAGATGCTCTCCGGCTGTCCCGACTGCGGCGGCAACAAGTTCCAGTTCCGGCCGGCGGGCGCTGCGGACGCGCCCGGGGGACAGACGCCACCGTCGGCGTCGCAGCCGGACGCGACGGGCGCCGACAGCTCCGCCGAGACGGCCGGCGACCGAGCGGCGCCGGCGTCGGGGCGACAGCCGACCGCGGGCGAGTCCGGGAGCGCGGACGCGCCCGCCGCGGATCGGACCCCGCGCCGGGCGCCGGCGGACGGCGAGGACGGCGCGCAGGCGAGCGCCCGCTCTGACACCGTGTCGGAAGACGAGATCGCCGCCGCCGCGCCGGACCCGGCCGACGCGCCGGCGAACACGTCGGAGGCCGCCGGCGACGACGCCGCCGACTCCGAGCCGGCCGACCCGAACCTCGACGCCCTGCGCCGGAAGCTCAACGACCAGTTCGAGTCCATCCGGATCGTCAGCCCGGGGCAGTACGAACTGAACCTCATGGAGCTGTACGACCGCGAGGAGTACATCATCTCGCTGCGGGAGGACGGCCGCTACGTCATCGAGATGCCCGAGGGCTGGGACGACCGCTGAGTCGGCCGCGACCCGAGCCGCCCCGCCTCCGTCCCGCCCCGTTCGTTCCCGGTCTCCACTCGAAACGCTACCCTCCCGAGCCGTGGCGCTGGGCCGCCGCGGCCGTCGCTGCTGTCGCGGTCGATGCCGCCGGACAGGGTCGTCCGCCGGCGGTCTCCCCCGAAGCGACCCGGTTCCGGTAGAGCCTTGCCGCGGCCGTCGTCACGCGGAGACGGATGCTGTCTTCGCTTCGCGACCGCGTCCGGGCGGCGCTGTTGCGGTTCCCCGCCCTGCTCGCGACGCTGGGCCTGCTCGACCGGAAGAAGGGGACGGAGGCGTTCGATCTGGCGGTTCCGGTGATGGTGACCGGCGGGCTGCGGACGCTGCTTCGGGTCGCCGACTTCCTGATGGTCGGGATGTACGCCGGCGGCGCCGCCATCGCGGCGTTGGAGTTCGGCTTCCAGTACTACTTCGTCCCGTTCGGGCTGGCGCTGGCGCTCACCTCCGGCACGATCAGCGTCGTCTCGCGGTTCCGCGGGGCCGACGAGCCGGCGGAGGCGAACTTCGCGATCAAACAGTCGCTGTGGATCGCGCTCCTCCTCGCGGTCCCGATCACCCTGTTCACCCACTTCTACAGCGAGGCGCTCGTCGGCGTCCTCACGAACGACCCCCGGACGATCACCCTCGGCGGCGACTACCTCCGGGTGGTGATGTACTCGGTCGGCTTCCGCTTCTGGTCGATGATCGCCGCCCGCGCGCTCGCCGGCTCCGGCGACACCCGGACGCCGATGTACGTCCGCCTGCTCACGCTCCCCACCAACGTGGGTCTCAACGCCGCGCTGATCTTCGGGCTGGGTCCGTTCCCCGAACTCGGCGTCGTCGGCGCCGCGTGGGGAACCGTCGCCGCGACGACGCTCG
It encodes the following:
- a CDS encoding DUF2073 domain-containing protein — translated: MPEATTPDDGDAGDGVRLDLISGARMEGLTSMEKIRLILDSVRDGDIVVLEAGLSPEEESKLIEVTMTEISPDDFSGIEIETYPSTHQPNQGLMGRLLGKEESPNKLTVIGPANQIETLHKDEDLISALVSRR
- a CDS encoding Zn-ribbon domain-containing protein, translated to MPHQCTNCGRTFADGSKEMLSGCPDCGGNKFQFRPAGAADAPGGQTPPSASQPDATGADSSAETAGDRAAPASGRQPTAGESGSADAPAADRTPRRAPADGEDGAQASARSDTVSEDEIAAAAPDPADAPANTSEAAGDDAADSEPADPNLDALRRKLNDQFESIRIVSPGQYELNLMELYDREEYIISLREDGRYVIEMPEGWDDR